A single region of the Bacillus cereus genome encodes:
- a CDS encoding NupC/NupG family nucleoside CNT transporter, whose protein sequence is MKYLIGVFGLVLILGIAWLASNNRKKVKYRPIITMVILQFILGFLLLNTSVGNILISGIADGFGELLKYAADGVNFVFGGLVNQKEFSFFLSVLMPIVFISALIGILQHIKVLPIIVKSIGLALSKVNGMGKLESYNAVASAILGQSEVFISVKKQLGLLPEKRMYTLCASAMSTVSMSIVGSYMVLLKPQYVVTALVLNLFGGFIIASIINPYEVTEEEDMLEVQEEEKKTFFEVLGEYIIDGFKVAITVAAMLIGFVALIAFINAVFKGVIGISFQEILGYVFAPFAFIMGVPWHEAVNAGNIMATKLVSNEFVAMTDLAQGNFNFSDRTTAIISVFLVSFANFSSIGIIAGAVKSLNEKQGNVVARFGLKLLFGATLVSFLSATIVGLLF, encoded by the coding sequence ATGAAATACTTAATAGGTGTTTTTGGCCTCGTATTGATTTTAGGTATCGCATGGCTTGCTAGTAATAATAGAAAAAAAGTCAAATATCGCCCAATCATAACGATGGTTATATTACAATTCATTTTGGGATTTTTATTATTAAATACAAGCGTAGGGAATATATTAATTAGCGGAATAGCAGATGGTTTTGGAGAATTATTAAAATATGCCGCTGATGGTGTGAATTTCGTATTTGGTGGATTAGTAAATCAAAAAGAGTTTTCATTCTTTTTAAGTGTATTAATGCCAATCGTATTTATATCAGCTTTAATAGGTATTTTGCAACATATTAAAGTATTACCTATTATTGTGAAATCTATCGGTCTAGCATTAAGTAAAGTAAATGGAATGGGGAAACTAGAATCATATAACGCGGTAGCTTCTGCGATTTTAGGACAATCTGAAGTGTTTATTTCAGTTAAGAAACAACTAGGATTATTGCCAGAGAAAAGAATGTATACATTATGTGCATCTGCAATGTCTACAGTTTCTATGTCTATCGTTGGATCATACATGGTGTTGTTAAAACCTCAATATGTTGTAACCGCTTTAGTTCTGAACTTATTCGGCGGATTCATCATTGCTTCTATCATTAATCCGTATGAAGTTACAGAAGAAGAGGATATGTTAGAAGTACAAGAAGAAGAAAAAAAGACATTCTTTGAAGTATTAGGGGAATACATTATAGATGGATTTAAAGTTGCGATTACAGTAGCAGCTATGTTAATTGGTTTCGTTGCTCTTATCGCATTCATTAATGCAGTATTTAAGGGTGTAATCGGTATTTCATTCCAAGAAATTCTCGGTTATGTATTTGCACCATTTGCATTTATTATGGGTGTGCCTTGGCATGAAGCAGTTAACGCAGGTAATATTATGGCGACAAAATTAGTATCAAATGAATTTGTTGCGATGACAGATTTAGCACAAGGAAACTTTAATTTCTCAGATAGAACGACAGCGATTATATCTGTATTCTTAGTATCATTTGCAAATTTCTCTTCAATTGGAATTATTGCTGGAGCAGTTAAGAGCTTAAATGAAAAACAAGGGAATGTAGTCGCAAGATTTGGTTTGAAATTACTTTTCGGTGCAACGTTAGTAAGTTTCTTATCAGCAACAATCGTGGGCTTATTATTTTAA
- the nheC gene encoding non-hemolytic enterotoxin NHE subunit C, giving the protein MRNNFYKKCLLTIMIAGVATSNAFPLHPFAAEQNVKTLQENAKNYSLGPAGFQDVMAQTTSSMFAMDSYAKLIQNQQETDLSKISSINSEFKGNMVQHQRDAKINAAYWLNNMKPQIMKTDQNIINYNNTFQAYYNSMLVAIDQKDSGKLKADLEKLYADIVKNQNEVDVLLGNLKAFRDRMAKDTNSFKEDTNQLTAILASTNAGIPALEQQINTYNDSIKKSNDMVIAGGVLCVALITCLAGGPMIAIAKKDIANAEREIANLKDRISGAQAEVAILTDVKNKTTNMTETIDAAITALQNISNQWYTVGAKYNNLLQNVKGMSPEEFTFIKEDLNTAKDSWKDVKDYTEKLHEGVAK; this is encoded by the coding sequence ATGCGTAATAATTTCTATAAAAAATGTCTTTTAACGATAATGATTGCTGGAGTCGCAACGAGTAATGCGTTTCCTTTACATCCTTTTGCAGCAGAACAAAACGTAAAGACACTACAAGAAAATGCGAAAAATTATTCTCTCGGACCAGCAGGATTCCAAGATGTAATGGCACAAACGACATCAAGTATGTTTGCAATGGATTCATATGCAAAATTAATTCAAAATCAGCAAGAGACTGATTTGAGTAAAATAAGTTCCATTAATAGTGAGTTTAAAGGAAATATGGTTCAGCATCAAAGAGATGCAAAAATTAATGCGGCGTATTGGTTAAATAATATGAAGCCTCAAATTATGAAAACGGACCAAAATATTATTAATTACAATAATACTTTTCAAGCGTACTATAATAGCATGCTAGTAGCGATTGATCAAAAGGATAGCGGTAAATTAAAAGCGGATTTGGAAAAGTTATATGCGGATATTGTAAAGAATCAAAATGAGGTAGATGTATTATTAGGGAATTTGAAAGCTTTTCGCGATAGAATGGCGAAAGACACAAATAGTTTTAAAGAGGATACAAATCAATTAACAGCAATTTTGGCTAGTACGAATGCAGGTATTCCAGCATTAGAGCAACAAATAAATACATATAATGATTCAATCAAAAAGAGTAATGATATGGTTATCGCTGGTGGTGTACTTTGCGTAGCGCTAATAACATGTCTTGCTGGCGGACCGATGATTGCAATTGCGAAAAAAGATATCGCAAATGCAGAAAGAGAAATAGCCAATTTAAAAGATAGAATTTCTGGAGCACAAGCAGAAGTAGCAATTTTGACTGATGTGAAAAATAAAACAACAAATATGACAGAAACAATTGATGCAGCAATTACAGCACTGCAAAACATATCAAATCAATGGTATACAGTAGGTGCGAAATATAATAACTTACTACAAAACGTAAAAGGAATGAGTCCAGAAGAATTTACATTTATAAAAGAAGATTTAAATACAGCGAAAGATAGCTGGAAAGATGTAAAGGATTATACAGAAAAATTGCATGAAGGTGTGGCGAAGTAA
- a CDS encoding sugar-binding transcriptional regulator, whose translation MDKDKQQLSVEVARLYYQSDYSQQEIANKLNISRPTISRLLKYAKEKGFVQISIADPFADLDNVGNLLKEKYNLLEAHVVFSPVPEYATITEYISKYAAEYMEKTVKNGDIVGVSWGMTMYEIARKIVPQHVKGVEVVQLKGGISHSSVNTYANETIALFAEAFQTTPRNLPLPVIFDNAVTKELVEQDRHIHHIIEMGKQANVAIFTVGTVRDEALLFRLGYLDKDETNILKKQAVGDICSRFFDGDGNISSEEINKRTIGIELEELKLKKRSILVAGGNRKIKAIDGALRGGYANVLIIDQHTAKELLHYQKG comes from the coding sequence ATGGATAAGGATAAACAACAATTAAGCGTTGAAGTTGCAAGATTATATTATCAATCAGATTATAGTCAGCAAGAAATTGCTAACAAATTAAATATCTCAAGACCGACGATCTCTAGATTATTAAAGTACGCAAAAGAAAAAGGATTTGTTCAAATTAGTATAGCTGATCCATTTGCTGATTTAGATAACGTTGGGAATTTACTTAAAGAAAAGTACAACTTGTTAGAGGCACATGTTGTGTTTTCTCCAGTACCAGAATATGCAACGATTACGGAGTATATTAGTAAGTATGCTGCTGAGTATATGGAAAAGACAGTGAAAAACGGTGATATCGTTGGTGTAAGCTGGGGAATGACGATGTATGAAATCGCCAGAAAAATCGTACCTCAACATGTAAAAGGGGTAGAGGTTGTCCAATTAAAAGGTGGCATTAGTCACTCAAGTGTAAATACATATGCAAATGAGACCATCGCTTTATTTGCAGAGGCTTTTCAAACGACACCAAGAAATCTACCACTTCCAGTTATATTTGATAATGCGGTGACAAAAGAATTAGTAGAGCAAGATCGACATATTCATCACATTATTGAAATGGGGAAACAAGCAAATGTTGCGATTTTCACTGTTGGTACAGTGCGTGATGAAGCGTTATTATTCCGATTAGGATATTTAGATAAGGATGAAACGAACATTTTGAAAAAACAAGCTGTCGGTGACATTTGTTCACGTTTCTTTGATGGAGACGGAAATATTAGTAGCGAAGAAATTAATAAGCGTACAATTGGAATTGAGTTAGAGGAACTTAAATTAAAGAAACGTTCTATTTTAGTTGCAGGTGGCAATAGAAAAATAAAAGCAATTGATGGTGCGTTACGCGGTGGGTATGCAAATGTATTAATTATCGATCAGCATACAGCAAAAGAATTGTTACATTATCAAAAAGGTTAG
- a CDS encoding nucleoside hydrolase, which yields MQKKVLLFTDLGIDDAFAILYTFFRKDIQLVGIVADYGNVSRENVLRNINYLKYIAGREEIPVFLGASVPLTGIVIQYFPEVHGKVGLGPIIPPEISYPVYPLNDIYQIIESNLENLTIINLGRLSSLATTFVLNLETMRNVRECVCMGGAFFYPGNVTAVAEANFYSDPYAANLILQHAKNLTIIPLNVTQHAIVTPEMVQQIDAFHRNTQDLAGLIIKPMLDYYYKFYSKSNPGISGSPMHDFVTVWYLLNQEAVGLSRVPIKVIPDQGEGFGQSIADFRFTTNPGYKTHNVAFQFDYEKFKKDIMETFLKKSV from the coding sequence ATGCAAAAAAAGGTTCTCCTGTTTACAGATTTGGGGATTGATGATGCGTTTGCTATACTGTACACCTTTTTTCGTAAAGACATTCAACTTGTAGGAATTGTAGCCGATTATGGAAATGTATCAAGAGAAAATGTATTAAGAAATATTAACTATTTGAAGTACATTGCGGGAAGGGAAGAGATACCTGTATTCCTTGGTGCTTCTGTACCGTTGACAGGTATAGTGATTCAGTATTTCCCTGAGGTACATGGAAAAGTCGGATTAGGGCCTATTATTCCCCCTGAAATTTCATATCCAGTTTATCCTTTAAATGATATTTATCAAATTATAGAATCAAATTTAGAAAATCTTACAATTATCAATTTAGGAAGACTTTCTTCGTTAGCTACGACTTTTGTATTGAATTTAGAAACAATGCGAAACGTAAGAGAATGCGTTTGCATGGGGGGAGCTTTTTTCTATCCAGGTAACGTAACTGCTGTGGCTGAAGCTAACTTTTACTCAGACCCTTATGCAGCAAACTTAATTCTGCAGCATGCAAAGAACTTGACAATTATTCCTTTAAATGTGACTCAACATGCGATTGTTACACCCGAAATGGTCCAGCAAATCGATGCATTTCACCGGAATACACAGGATCTTGCAGGACTCATCATCAAACCTATGTTAGACTATTATTATAAATTCTACTCCAAGTCTAATCCAGGTATAAGTGGAAGTCCTATGCATGATTTTGTGACAGTGTGGTATTTGCTGAATCAAGAGGCTGTGGGCCTTTCAAGAGTACCTATTAAAGTAATTCCTGACCAAGGAGAAGGATTTGGTCAAAGTATTGCAGATTTTCGTTTTACTACTAATCCAGGCTATAAAACGCATAATGTAGCTTTTCAGTTTGATTATGAAAAATTCAAGAAGGATATTATGGAAACGTTTTTAAAGAAGAGTGTGTAA
- a CDS encoding DUF2871 domain-containing protein, whose product MKKLYNAAFMYLIIGLLSGVFAREYTKAQGIKGSTMLQLVHTHVLVLGFIFFLVALALFKVFHVQETKSFHVWFIVYNAGLIFTIATMVFRGLLQVNGTDFNGLSHMAGLAHVIISVGLVWFMILLKKSFK is encoded by the coding sequence ATGAAGAAATTATATAATGCAGCATTCATGTACTTAATTATTGGTTTATTATCAGGTGTATTTGCAAGAGAGTATACAAAAGCACAAGGAATTAAAGGATCTACTATGTTACAGCTAGTGCATACGCATGTATTAGTATTAGGGTTCATATTCTTTTTGGTTGCATTAGCTTTGTTTAAAGTGTTTCATGTACAAGAAACAAAAAGCTTTCACGTATGGTTTATTGTTTATAATGCAGGATTAATTTTTACTATCGCTACAATGGTATTTAGAGGTCTTCTACAAGTAAACGGAACAGACTTTAACGGTTTAAGCCATATGGCTGGATTAGCTCATGTCATTATTAGTGTCGGGCTTGTTTGGTTTATGATTTTGCTAAAAAAGTCTTTTAAATAG
- a CDS encoding cytidine deaminase: protein MDKKKYIEEANKMLSKAYIPYSKFPVGAALVTKEGKIYTGCNIENASYGLCNCAERTAIFKAVSEGERDYSYLVITGETDGPISPCGACRQVIAEFCDPKMPVLLTNVKGDEKEVTVEQLLPGAFTIEDLK, encoded by the coding sequence ATGGATAAGAAAAAATATATTGAAGAAGCAAATAAGATGTTATCAAAAGCATATATTCCGTATTCGAAATTTCCCGTTGGTGCAGCATTAGTTACGAAAGAAGGTAAAATCTATACTGGCTGTAATATAGAAAATGCTTCTTACGGCTTATGTAACTGTGCAGAAAGAACAGCAATCTTTAAAGCAGTATCAGAAGGTGAGCGTGACTATAGTTACCTAGTCATTACAGGCGAAACTGATGGACCAATTTCACCATGTGGTGCATGTAGACAAGTTATTGCTGAATTTTGTGATCCGAAAATGCCTGTTTTACTAACGAATGTAAAAGGTGATGAAAAAGAAGTGACGGTTGAACAGTTATTGCCGGGTGCTTTCACAATTGAAGATTTAAAATAA
- a CDS encoding CcdC family protein, which produces MSLALLSSIVAVCMAVGVMFLRFKSAKKPVTKKKIILPPIFMSTGASMYFLPEFRLTSLEIVEAISVGLIFSIFLIKTSKFEIKGEDIYMKPSKAFIFILVGLLAVRVALKSYLSQSIDLAQLSGMFFLLAFAMIVSWRIAMYRSYTKLEKTIKRAGISI; this is translated from the coding sequence ATGAGTTTAGCACTTTTATCAAGTATCGTAGCAGTTTGTATGGCTGTTGGAGTGATGTTTCTTCGCTTTAAGTCAGCGAAAAAACCGGTAACGAAAAAGAAAATTATATTACCGCCAATCTTTATGAGTACTGGCGCATCGATGTACTTCTTACCAGAGTTTCGGTTAACATCGTTAGAAATAGTAGAGGCAATTAGCGTAGGACTTATTTTCTCTATATTTCTTATTAAAACATCTAAGTTCGAAATAAAGGGCGAAGATATATATATGAAACCGTCAAAAGCGTTCATATTTATTTTAGTAGGCTTATTAGCTGTACGGGTAGCATTAAAATCATATTTAAGTCAATCGATTGATTTGGCGCAATTAAGCGGGATGTTTTTCTTACTTGCTTTTGCGATGATCGTATCGTGGAGAATTGCTATGTATCGCTCGTATACTAAATTAGAAAAGACAATAAAAAGAGCTGGAATTTCTATATAG
- the nheA gene encoding non-hemolytic enterotoxin NHE subunit A yields MKKTLITGLLVTAVSTSCFIPVSAYAKEAQPEVKTVYAQNVIAPNTLSNSIRMLGSQSPLIQAYGLVILQQPDIKVNAMSSLTNHQKFAKANVREWIDEYNPKLIDLNQEMMRYSTRFNSYYSKLYELAGNINEDEQAKADFTGAYGKLQLQVQSIQESMEQDLLELNRFKTVLDKDSSNLSIKADEAIKTLQGSSGDIVKLREDIKRIQGEIQAELTTILNRPQEIIKGSINIGKQVFTITNQTAQTKTIDFVSIGTLSNEIVNAADSQTREAALRIQQKQKELLPLIQKLSQTEAEATQITFVEDQVSSFTELINRQITTLETLLTDWKVLNNNMIQIQKNVEEGTYTDSSLLQKHFNQIKKVSDEMNKQTNQFEDYITNVEVH; encoded by the coding sequence GTGAAAAAAACTTTAATTACAGGGTTATTGGTTACAGCAGTATCTACGAGTTGCTTCATTCCTGTAAGCGCTTACGCTAAGGAGGCGCAACCAGAAGTGAAAACAGTATATGCACAAAATGTAATTGCTCCAAATACATTATCCAATTCAATTAGAATGTTAGGATCACAGTCACCGCTTATACAAGCATACGGATTGGTTATTTTACAACAGCCAGACATTAAGGTGAATGCGATGAGCAGCTTAACGAATCATCAAAAGTTTGCAAAGGCAAATGTACGAGAGTGGATTGATGAATATAATCCGAAGCTAATCGATTTAAATCAAGAGATGATGAGATATAGCACTCGATTTAATAGCTATTATAGTAAGCTCTATGAACTAGCAGGAAACATAAATGAAGATGAACAAGCAAAAGCAGATTTTACAGGCGCATATGGAAAATTACAATTACAAGTACAAAGCATTCAAGAGAGTATGGAGCAAGATTTATTAGAGTTAAATCGATTTAAAACGGTATTAGACAAAGATAGTAGCAACTTATCAATTAAAGCTGATGAAGCAATAAAAACACTACAAGGATCAAGTGGAGATATTGTGAAATTAAGAGAAGATATTAAAAGAATTCAAGGGGAAATTCAAGCTGAATTAACGACTATTTTGAACAGGCCTCAAGAAATTATTAAAGGTTCTATTAATATCGGTAAACAAGTATTTACAATTACAAATCAAACTGCGCAGACGAAAACAATTGATTTCGTTTCTATCGGTACTTTAAGTAATGAAATTGTAAATGCTGCCGATAGTCAAACGAGAGAAGCAGCTCTTCGCATTCAGCAAAAGCAAAAAGAGCTACTACCACTTATTCAAAAGTTATCACAAACTGAAGCAGAGGCGACACAAATTACATTTGTTGAAGATCAAGTAAGTAGCTTTACAGAACTAATCAATCGTCAAATTACAACTTTAGAAACGTTATTAACGGATTGGAAAGTTTTAAACAATAATATGATCCAAATTCAAAAGAATGTTGAAGAAGGCACATATACAGACAGTAGTTTACTTCAAAAACATTTCAATCAAATTAAAAAAGTAAGTGATGAAATGAATAAACAAACAAATCAATTTGAAGATTACATTACAAACGTTGAAGTACATTAA
- a CDS encoding DUF896 domain-containing protein, giving the protein MQNILFRINELSKKEKASGLTVDEKQEQQMLRQNYTKTFRGSLDSILLNTKIVDQNGLNVTPVALQDAQIRLKLSK; this is encoded by the coding sequence ATGCAAAACATTTTATTCCGTATTAACGAATTATCAAAAAAAGAAAAAGCATCTGGATTAACAGTTGATGAAAAACAAGAACAACAAATGTTGCGTCAAAACTATACAAAAACATTTCGTGGAAGCTTAGATTCCATTTTATTAAACACAAAAATCGTTGATCAAAATGGTCTTAACGTTACACCAGTCGCATTACAAGATGCTCAAATACGTTTAAAATTAAGCAAATGA
- a CDS encoding pyrimidine-nucleoside phosphorylase, whose translation MRMVDIIAKKRDGKELTTEEIKFFINGYTDGSIPDYQVSALAMAIFFKDMTDRERADLTMAMVESGETIDLSAIEGIKVDKHSTGGVGDTTTLVLGPLVAALDVPVAKMSGRGLGHTGGTIDKLEAVEGFHVEITKEQFIDIVNRDKVAVIGQTGNLTPADKKIYALRDVTGTVNSIPLIASSIMSKKIAAGADAIVLDVKTGAGAFMKTEEDAKELAHAMVRIGNNVGRQTMAVISDMSQPLGFAIGNALEVKEAIDTLKGEGPEDLTELVLVLGSQMVVLAKKANTLEEARKMLIEVMKNGKATEKFKEFLSNQGGDSSIVDNPEKMPQAKYVIDVPAKTSGVISNIVADEIGIAAMLLGAGRATKEDEIDLAVGLMLRKKVGDTVKEGEPFVTIYANRENVEDVKVKIYENISIAETAVAPKLVHTVITD comes from the coding sequence ATGAGAATGGTAGATATTATTGCGAAAAAACGTGACGGCAAAGAATTAACGACTGAAGAAATTAAATTCTTTATTAATGGATATACAGACGGAAGTATTCCTGATTATCAAGTGAGTGCACTTGCAATGGCAATCTTTTTTAAAGATATGACAGATCGTGAGCGTGCAGATTTAACGATGGCAATGGTGGAGTCTGGAGAAACGATCGACTTATCAGCAATTGAAGGAATTAAAGTAGACAAACATTCAACTGGCGGTGTTGGTGATACAACTACATTAGTATTAGGACCATTAGTAGCTGCTTTAGACGTACCAGTAGCAAAAATGTCTGGTCGTGGTTTAGGACATACGGGCGGAACAATTGATAAATTAGAAGCGGTAGAAGGATTCCACGTTGAAATCACGAAAGAGCAGTTCATTGATATTGTAAACCGTGACAAAGTAGCTGTTATTGGACAAACAGGAAACTTAACACCTGCAGATAAAAAGATTTATGCATTACGCGATGTAACAGGAACGGTTAACTCAATTCCTTTAATCGCAAGTTCAATTATGAGTAAAAAAATCGCAGCTGGTGCTGATGCAATCGTACTTGATGTAAAAACAGGTGCTGGCGCATTTATGAAAACAGAAGAAGATGCAAAAGAATTAGCGCATGCAATGGTACGTATCGGAAATAATGTAGGACGTCAAACTATGGCTGTTATTTCAGATATGTCACAACCACTTGGTTTTGCAATTGGTAATGCTTTAGAAGTGAAAGAAGCGATTGATACGTTAAAAGGTGAAGGTCCAGAAGATTTAACAGAATTAGTACTTGTATTAGGAAGTCAAATGGTTGTACTTGCGAAAAAAGCAAATACATTAGAAGAAGCTCGTAAAATGTTAATTGAAGTTATGAAAAATGGGAAAGCAACTGAGAAATTTAAAGAGTTCTTAAGCAATCAAGGTGGAGACAGCTCAATTGTAGATAATCCAGAAAAAATGCCACAAGCGAAGTATGTAATTGATGTACCTGCTAAAACTTCAGGTGTTATTTCAAACATTGTTGCAGATGAAATCGGTATCGCTGCGATGTTACTTGGTGCAGGCCGTGCAACGAAGGAAGATGAAATCGATTTAGCTGTAGGTTTAATGTTACGTAAAAAAGTTGGCGATACAGTAAAAGAAGGCGAGCCATTCGTAACGATTTATGCAAATCGCGAAAATGTAGAAGATGTAAAAGTAAAAATTTATGAGAACATTTCTATCGCTGAAACAGCAGTGGCTCCTAAATTAGTTCATACAGTTATTACTGACTAA
- the deoC gene encoding deoxyribose-phosphate aldolase, which produces MNIAKLIDHTILKANTTKEDVMKVIEEAKEYKFASVCINPTWVKLAAEELAGHDVDVCTVIGFPLGASTTETKAFETKDAIAKGATEVDMVINVGALKDGDNEFVEKDIYEVVQAAKGKALVKVIIETCLLTDEEKVRACELSVKAGADFVKTSTGFSTGGATAEDIALMRKTVGPNVGVKASGGVRTREDADKMVAAGASRVGASASVAIVLNDAKGATDNY; this is translated from the coding sequence ATGAATATTGCAAAGTTAATTGACCATACAATTTTAAAAGCTAATACTACAAAAGAAGATGTTATGAAAGTAATCGAAGAAGCAAAGGAATATAAATTCGCTTCTGTTTGTATTAATCCTACATGGGTGAAGCTAGCTGCTGAAGAATTAGCTGGACATGATGTAGACGTTTGTACTGTAATCGGTTTCCCATTAGGAGCAAGCACTACTGAAACAAAAGCATTCGAAACAAAAGATGCTATCGCAAAAGGTGCAACTGAAGTTGATATGGTAATCAACGTAGGTGCTTTAAAAGATGGCGACAATGAGTTCGTTGAAAAAGACATTTATGAAGTAGTACAAGCAGCAAAAGGAAAAGCTCTTGTAAAAGTTATTATTGAAACTTGCCTATTAACAGACGAAGAAAAAGTACGTGCTTGTGAATTATCAGTAAAAGCTGGCGCTGATTTCGTAAAAACTTCAACTGGATTCTCAACTGGCGGAGCAACTGCTGAAGACATCGCATTAATGCGTAAAACAGTAGGACCAAACGTTGGTGTAAAAGCATCTGGCGGCGTTCGTACACGTGAAGATGCAGACAAAATGGTAGCGGCTGGAGCTTCTCGCGTTGGAGCAAGTGCTAGTGTTGCAATCGTATTAAACGATGCAAAAGGTGCTACAGATAACTACTAA
- the nheB gene encoding non-hemolytic enterotoxin NHE subunit B: MTKKPYKVMALSALMAVFAAGNIMPAHTYAAESTVKQAPVHAVAKAYNDYEEYSLGPEGLKDAMERTGSNALVMDLYALTIIKQGNVNFGNVSSVDAALKGKVIQHQDTARGNAKQWLDVLKPQLISTNQNIINYNTKFQNYYDTLVAAVDAKDKATLTKGLTRLSSSINENKAQVDQLVEDLKKFRNKMTSDTQNFKGDANQITSILASQDAGIPLLQNQITTYNEAISKYNAIIIGSSVATALGPIAIIGGAVVIATGAGTPLGVALIAGGAAAVGGGTAGIVLAKKELDNAQAEIQKITGQVTTAQLEVAGLTNIKTQTEYLTNTIDTAITALQNISNQWYTMGSKYNSLLQNVDSISPNDLVFIKEDLNIAKDSWKNIKDYAEKIYAEDIKVVDTKKA, encoded by the coding sequence ATGACAAAAAAACCATATAAAGTAATGGCTCTATCAGCACTTATGGCAGTATTTGCAGCAGGAAACATCATGCCAGCCCATACGTATGCAGCTGAAAGCACCGTGAAACAAGCTCCAGTTCATGCGGTTGCAAAAGCTTATAATGACTATGAAGAATACTCATTAGGACCAGAAGGCTTAAAAGATGCAATGGAAAGAACAGGTTCAAATGCTTTAGTAATGGATCTGTACGCTTTAACAATTATTAAACAAGGTAATGTTAACTTTGGTAATGTATCATCTGTTGATGCGGCTTTAAAAGGAAAAGTCATTCAGCATCAAGATACAGCGAGAGGAAATGCGAAGCAATGGTTAGATGTATTAAAGCCACAGCTTATTTCAACGAATCAAAATATTATCAATTACAATACGAAATTCCAAAACTATTATGATACTTTAGTTGCTGCGGTAGATGCAAAAGATAAAGCGACTCTTACAAAAGGGTTAACTAGATTATCAAGTAGTATTAATGAAAATAAAGCGCAAGTAGATCAGTTAGTAGAAGACTTGAAGAAATTCCGAAATAAAATGACGTCGGATACGCAAAACTTTAAGGGTGATGCAAATCAAATTACATCTATTTTAGCAAGTCAAGATGCAGGAATCCCGCTTCTGCAAAATCAAATTACAACGTACAATGAAGCAATTAGTAAATATAATGCAATTATTATCGGTTCATCAGTGGCGACAGCACTAGGCCCAATTGCAATTATCGGTGGTGCAGTAGTTATTGCGACAGGTGCAGGAACGCCGCTAGGGGTCGCATTAATTGCAGGTGGTGCAGCAGCTGTAGGTGGTGGTACAGCTGGTATCGTATTAGCGAAGAAAGAGCTTGATAATGCACAAGCTGAAATTCAAAAAATAACAGGACAAGTTACAACCGCTCAATTAGAAGTAGCTGGATTAACAAACATTAAAACACAAACGGAGTATTTAACAAATACAATTGATACTGCAATTACAGCGTTGCAAAACATATCAAATCAATGGTATACAATGGGATCAAAATACAATTCTTTACTTCAAAATGTAGATTCTATTAGTCCAAACGACCTTGTTTTCATTAAAGAAGATTTAAACATTGCGAAAGATAGCTGGAAAAACATTAAAGACTATGCAGAAAAAATTTATGCTGAAGATATTAAAGTAGTGGATACGAAAAAAGCATAA